One Qiania dongpingensis genomic window carries:
- a CDS encoding phosphotransferase family protein yields MKEKILIASGNHNVYREGNYTVKVFQKGFPKSEVLREAMHMSLVEGLGMHVPELHSVGLTEDGSWAITYDYIEGKTLMQLMEEHPEKLEEYVDGMLDCQLEMFEKKAPLLNNLKSKMKRQIQSLDCINDITRYELLTKLNSMPDHAKLCHGDFCPSNIIVGEDGWYILDWIHASQGNASADVARTYLLLALQNLDAAYYYLNRFCERTGTAKIYVQNWLPLVAAAQLTKKRPEESELLQSWLNVVDTD; encoded by the coding sequence ATGAAGGAAAAGATTTTGATCGCATCTGGAAATCACAATGTGTATCGGGAAGGGAATTATACGGTGAAAGTGTTCCAAAAGGGCTTTCCCAAATCCGAGGTTCTTCGGGAAGCAATGCACATGTCCTTGGTGGAAGGCCTGGGGATGCATGTACCGGAGCTCCATTCTGTGGGACTTACGGAAGACGGGAGCTGGGCGATCACGTATGATTATATTGAGGGAAAAACCTTGATGCAGCTGATGGAGGAACATCCGGAAAAGCTGGAGGAATACGTGGACGGAATGTTGGACTGCCAGCTGGAGATGTTTGAAAAAAAAGCTCCTCTCCTGAATAATTTAAAGAGTAAAATGAAACGGCAGATTCAGAGTCTGGACTGCATCAATGATATTACCAGATATGAGCTTTTAACGAAGTTAAACAGCATGCCGGATCACGCGAAGCTTTGTCACGGGGACTTTTGTCCGTCTAACATCATCGTAGGAGAAGACGGCTGGTATATTTTGGACTGGATTCATGCGTCGCAGGGAAACGCCAGCGCTGATGTTGCCAGGACGTATCTGCTTCTGGCCTTGCAGAATCTGGACGCAGCGTACTATTATCTGAATCGGTTCTGCGAAAGGACCGGTACAGCGAAGATTTATGTACAGAACTGGCTTCCGCTGGTAGCGGCCGCTCAGCTGACTAAAAAGCGGCCGGAAGAGTCAGAGCTTCTGCAGTCCTGGCTGAACGTGGTGGATACCGATTGA
- a CDS encoding response regulator, translated as MGGTGRMKYDAKDTVQAFCRAWFEQLDISKTVSFLTEEVSFFGTGMDEHASGKAEMSAYVQEDIREITEPFSCLLNVVHEYQPADHICSISAKLSLVSSLYIWHLHAFFNLVRQEDGNWLIQGLHFAEPGSSQRGREHYPKTLVMEQIAKQRQELLNDSMAGGMMGGYIEDGFPFYFINRQMLDYLGYEDEADFVNDIDGMISNCMHPDDRKTVDEAVGGQLAGADEYIVEYRMKKKDGSFIWVHDLGRKIIAEDGRPAIVSVCIDISDQRKIRDELLHLYNNIPGAVFRCRYDDDFSVVDANDGLFEFLGYSREEFAAMGSRMSAVIHPEDLSGMAERIRRQLREGNTVHSEVRVICKDGSTKWVCLKAQLFQEKEEAQLFCVFIDVSDEKQQQERNKELYERELAYFVDLSSEEGSSQGRVNITQNRTESYISIRQMAIAQIGTSYDELVEHLAASSVDPSYGEKIQSTLARDKILADHKAGRTDYHFEFLRRRNCGDSFWSNTSFRLYREPETGDVVGFFYTTDNTVHKIQEQLFQKIAELDYERLTDVDIRQDTYRILSFGHNEGEISPKKEFMADVRMTAERFMEEEAKQEYLRKLDYQYMEKRLAQESVYSFVIEMLDEQGKKRVKRFQVFYIEKSLGRVCVARSDVTDVVQKEQRQKEELAAALVAAEQANAAKSDFLSRMSHEIRTPMNAIIGMSTIAAQSVGDDEQVADCISKIGISSRFLLSLINDILDMSRIESGKMLLKNEKIPTEEFLTGINSICYSQAEAKGVDYECIVDPVLDDCYVGDAMKLQQVLLNIMSNAIKFTREGGKVTFSASQRHRTKNDAVLRFIVNDTGVGMSEEFLPHIFEPFSQESIGTTAVYGGTGLGLAISKSIVDMMDGAITVRSIKGIGTEFTVDVKLGISEEEKLRHFPKKQDYNFSHLKTLVVDDDVVVCESAVVTLREMGVIAEWVDSGRKAVDRVQELWDAGKYYDMILIDWKMPGMDGIETAKRIRMIVGPEVTIIIMTAYDWISIEHEAKLAGVNLLMSKPMYKSTLVSAFSRALGDKKEQELEDKAEEYEFGGKRVLLAEDNAINTEVAVMLLENKGFTVDTAENGLRAMELFSKSPEKYYDAILMDIRMPLMDGLTAAASIRHLSNADAGTIPIIAMTANAFDDDIQKSKAAGMDAHLAKPIDSERLYQTLYHFISRKES; from the coding sequence ATGGGAGGAACAGGACGGATGAAGTATGATGCGAAAGATACGGTTCAGGCGTTCTGTCGGGCCTGGTTTGAGCAGCTGGACATTTCGAAAACAGTTTCATTTCTCACGGAGGAAGTGAGTTTCTTTGGTACGGGGATGGATGAACACGCTTCTGGAAAGGCCGAGATGTCCGCATATGTGCAGGAGGATATCAGGGAGATCACAGAGCCGTTTTCCTGTCTGTTAAATGTGGTCCATGAATATCAGCCGGCGGATCATATATGCAGCATATCGGCAAAGCTCAGTCTCGTCAGCTCTCTTTATATCTGGCATCTGCATGCCTTTTTCAATCTGGTGAGGCAGGAAGACGGAAACTGGCTGATCCAGGGGCTTCATTTTGCAGAGCCGGGAAGCAGCCAGCGGGGAAGGGAACATTATCCTAAAACGCTGGTGATGGAGCAAATTGCCAAACAGCGGCAAGAGCTTTTAAATGACTCCATGGCCGGCGGCATGATGGGCGGATACATAGAGGACGGGTTCCCGTTCTATTTTATCAACCGGCAGATGCTGGACTATTTGGGATATGAGGATGAAGCGGATTTTGTAAATGATATAGACGGGATGATTTCCAACTGCATGCATCCGGATGACCGGAAGACCGTGGATGAAGCAGTCGGCGGACAGCTTGCCGGGGCAGACGAGTATATCGTAGAATACCGGATGAAGAAAAAAGACGGATCCTTTATCTGGGTCCATGATCTGGGGCGGAAAATAATTGCGGAGGACGGCCGTCCGGCTATCGTTTCGGTATGTATCGATATTTCGGATCAAAGAAAGATAAGGGATGAGCTTCTGCATCTTTATAATAATATTCCGGGGGCGGTTTTCCGTTGCCGGTATGACGATGATTTTTCCGTAGTCGACGCCAATGACGGCTTGTTTGAATTCCTGGGGTATTCCAGGGAGGAATTTGCCGCCATGGGAAGCCGGATGTCAGCGGTCATCCACCCAGAGGACCTGTCCGGCATGGCGGAAAGGATCAGACGCCAGCTCAGAGAGGGAAACACAGTCCACAGCGAGGTCCGCGTGATCTGTAAGGACGGATCTACAAAGTGGGTGTGCCTAAAAGCGCAGCTCTTTCAGGAAAAGGAGGAAGCGCAGCTCTTTTGCGTATTTATTGATGTTTCGGATGAAAAGCAGCAGCAGGAGCGGAATAAGGAATTATATGAGAGGGAACTGGCTTATTTTGTGGACCTGTCCTCTGAGGAAGGGAGCAGTCAGGGGAGAGTAAATATCACGCAGAACAGGACAGAGAGCTATATTTCCATACGGCAGATGGCCATTGCCCAAATAGGGACTTCCTATGATGAGCTGGTGGAGCACCTTGCGGCGTCCTCTGTTGACCCGTCTTATGGAGAAAAGATTCAGAGTACCCTCGCCAGAGATAAGATACTGGCCGATCATAAAGCGGGAAGGACGGATTATCATTTTGAGTTTCTGCGCCGCCGGAACTGCGGGGACTCATTCTGGAGCAATACGAGCTTCCGCCTTTACCGGGAGCCGGAGACCGGAGATGTGGTCGGATTTTTTTATACCACGGATAACACAGTACATAAAATTCAGGAGCAGCTGTTTCAAAAGATCGCGGAGCTGGATTATGAGCGGCTGACAGACGTCGATATCCGTCAGGATACATACCGTATTCTGTCCTTTGGACACAATGAGGGCGAGATATCTCCCAAAAAAGAATTCATGGCAGATGTCCGCATGACTGCAGAGCGTTTTATGGAAGAAGAAGCAAAGCAGGAATATCTGAGGAAACTGGATTATCAATATATGGAAAAGCGGCTGGCGCAGGAATCGGTCTACTCCTTTGTCATCGAAATGCTCGATGAACAGGGAAAAAAGAGGGTGAAGCGGTTTCAGGTCTTTTATATTGAAAAGAGCCTGGGGAGGGTCTGTGTGGCCCGCAGCGATGTGACGGATGTCGTTCAAAAGGAGCAGCGGCAGAAGGAAGAGCTGGCGGCGGCTCTGGTAGCGGCAGAGCAGGCCAACGCTGCCAAGTCGGATTTTTTGTCCCGCATGTCCCACGAGATCCGGACGCCGATGAATGCCATTATCGGCATGAGCACCATTGCCGCCCAGTCGGTAGGGGACGATGAGCAAGTGGCAGACTGCATTTCCAAGATTGGCATATCTTCCCGCTTTCTACTTTCTCTGATCAATGATATTTTGGATATGAGCCGTATCGAGAGCGGGAAAATGCTTTTGAAGAATGAGAAGATCCCCACAGAGGAGTTTCTGACCGGGATCAATTCCATCTGTTATTCCCAGGCGGAAGCGAAAGGCGTGGATTATGAGTGTATAGTAGACCCGGTGCTGGACGACTGCTATGTGGGCGATGCGATGAAGCTGCAGCAGGTGCTCCTGAATATCATGAGTAACGCCATTAAGTTCACCAGAGAAGGAGGAAAGGTCACATTTTCGGCCTCGCAGCGGCACAGGACAAAAAATGACGCGGTATTGCGGTTCATTGTGAACGATACGGGTGTCGGAATGAGTGAAGAATTCCTGCCTCATATTTTTGAACCGTTTTCCCAGGAGTCCATAGGCACTACGGCAGTTTACGGCGGAACGGGGCTGGGGCTTGCCATCTCCAAAAGTATCGTGGACATGATGGATGGAGCGATCACGGTACGCTCCATAAAGGGAATCGGCACGGAATTTACCGTGGATGTCAAGCTTGGCATATCGGAAGAGGAAAAGCTCCGGCATTTCCCGAAAAAGCAGGATTATAACTTTTCTCATTTGAAAACATTGGTTGTGGATGACGATGTGGTAGTCTGCGAGAGCGCAGTGGTCACTCTGCGGGAAATGGGAGTTATCGCTGAATGGGTAGACAGCGGGAGGAAAGCAGTCGACCGGGTGCAGGAGCTCTGGGATGCAGGCAAGTATTACGATATGATCCTGATAGACTGGAAGATGCCTGGGATGGATGGAATTGAGACGGCTAAACGCATTCGCATGATCGTAGGTCCGGAGGTCACCATCATCATCATGACCGCATATGACTGGATATCCATTGAGCACGAGGCAAAGCTGGCCGGCGTCAATCTGCTGATGAGCAAGCCCATGTACAAATCTACTCTGGTATCGGCTTTTTCCAGAGCGCTTGGTGACAAAAAGGAACAGGAACTGGAAGATAAGGCAGAGGAATATGAATTCGGCGGGAAACGCGTGCTGCTGGCGGAAGATAACGCGATCAATACCGAGGTGGCGGTGATGCTTCTGGAAAATAAGGGATTTACGGTGGATACGGCGGAAAACGGCCTTCGGGCGATGGAGCTGTTCAGCAAATCCCCGGAGAAATATTATGACGCCATCCTGATGGACATTCGGATGCCTCTTATGGACGGGCTTACCGCCGCCGCCAGCATCCGCCATCTCAGCAATGCAGACGCCGGAACAATCCCGATCATCGCGATGACGGCCAATGCTTTTGACGACGATATTCAAAAGAGCAAGGCGGCCGGGATGGACGCTCATTTGGCCAAGCCCATAGACTCGGAGCGGCTTTACCAGACGCTTTATCATTTCATCTCCAGGAAGGAGAGTTGA
- a CDS encoding Hpt domain-containing protein: MSGFRETFEAYGGDYQNTMARFLENEAFYLRLLNMLFQDDNMEKLGESLRAGDLTGAFEAAHTLKGVVGNLGLVPLYAAVCAVVEPLRNREERSDYAAMYDVIRTEFQNVENLRQDLMGGN; the protein is encoded by the coding sequence ATGTCCGGATTTAGAGAAACCTTTGAAGCTTATGGCGGTGATTATCAGAATACGATGGCGCGCTTCCTAGAGAACGAGGCCTTTTACCTAAGGCTTTTGAATATGCTGTTTCAGGATGATAACATGGAAAAGCTTGGCGAATCCCTGCGGGCGGGTGACCTGACCGGTGCTTTTGAGGCCGCGCACACTTTGAAGGGAGTTGTGGGAAACCTGGGACTTGTACCGCTCTATGCCGCCGTCTGCGCCGTAGTGGAGCCGCTCCGGAACAGGGAGGAGCGGAGCGATTATGCGGCCATGTATGATGTGATCCGGACGGAATTTCAGAATGTGGAGAACCTGCGGCAGGATTTAATGGGAGGAAACTGA
- a CDS encoding EAL domain-containing protein, whose protein sequence is MLAKKEILVVEDNEINRMMLCEMLSSEYEVLDAENGQEALAVLEKHKDEIALILLDITMPVMDGYTFLSIAKADPSLSSIPVIVTTQSDSEADEVSALSHGASDFVAKPYKPQIILHRVASIIHLRETAAMINQFQYDRLTGLYSKEYFYQKVKETLRQNPGQRYDIICSDIENFKLINDVFGIPAGDRLLCGIAELYRQIVGGIGVYGRLNADQFVCLVRHEDDYTDEMFIQTNEKVTHLPNAKNVVMKWGVYFVEDRRVSVEQMCDRALLAARSIKGQYGKYFAAYDDKLRDELLRQQAIIDEMETALKEEQFLIYLQPKYRIRDDKLAGAEALVRWNHPKWGFQSPAEFIPLFEKNGFITKLDQFVWDKTCSYLREWEEKGYPPLPASVNVSRADIYNADIADILMNTVEKYGLPPSRLHLEITESAYTENPGQIIETVSHLRNLGFIIEMDDFGSGYSSLNMLNQMPIDILKLDMKFIQSETVKPANQGVLRFIMELARWMHLSVVAEGVETREQLDRLLETGCDYVQGYYFARPMPERDFEKLIREQQSDEEQEQQREETDREAGGGYQKSVLLIADEDKDYRNQVREAFLEYFQVVEAADTASALEAVETYKGRMTAVLLSLTLPEAGGFAVLTALKRDKAVWDIPVIATGRLDSQREKKALELGAADYAVKPHAKESLWKRVVHAIRLASFQKRERNLQEEAYRDHMTGVLNRRGWEAALDSLRKEEAPFAFYLFDLDNLKQINDTFGHMEGDRLIQEFSQILRSKVRETDILARYGGDEFVAVIKSMPSGETALKKGKEICRSLSQYHFAEGLPVTVSVGVALWEAENDMEEVMRKVDLALYRAKANGKGGCCLWEEQDG, encoded by the coding sequence ATGCTTGCAAAAAAAGAAATTTTAGTTGTGGAAGATAATGAGATCAACCGTATGATGCTGTGCGAGATGCTGTCCTCGGAATATGAGGTGCTGGATGCGGAAAATGGACAGGAGGCGCTTGCGGTCCTGGAAAAACACAAGGACGAGATTGCCTTGATACTGCTGGATATCACCATGCCTGTCATGGATGGCTACACATTTTTGTCTATTGCGAAAGCGGACCCTTCCCTTTCGTCCATTCCGGTGATCGTTACCACACAGAGTGACAGCGAGGCGGATGAAGTGTCCGCGCTCTCTCACGGAGCTTCTGATTTCGTGGCGAAGCCGTATAAGCCTCAGATTATTTTACATAGGGTGGCCAGCATCATTCATCTGCGCGAAACAGCGGCGATGATCAATCAGTTCCAGTATGACCGCCTGACTGGACTTTACAGCAAAGAGTACTTTTATCAGAAGGTTAAGGAGACGCTCCGTCAGAATCCTGGACAGCGGTATGATATCATCTGCTCTGATATTGAGAATTTTAAACTTATAAACGATGTTTTTGGCATCCCCGCCGGGGACAGACTCCTGTGCGGGATTGCGGAACTGTACCGGCAGATCGTAGGCGGAATAGGAGTTTATGGGCGCCTGAACGCGGACCAGTTCGTCTGCTTGGTCAGGCATGAGGATGACTATACAGATGAGATGTTCATCCAGACCAATGAAAAGGTCACACATCTTCCCAATGCCAAGAATGTCGTGATGAAGTGGGGAGTCTATTTTGTAGAGGACCGCAGAGTGAGTGTGGAGCAGATGTGCGACCGGGCACTTTTGGCGGCCCGCAGTATCAAAGGGCAGTATGGAAAGTATTTTGCCGCTTATGATGATAAGCTCCGGGATGAGCTGCTGAGGCAGCAGGCCATCATCGATGAAATGGAAACTGCGTTAAAGGAAGAACAGTTTTTAATATATTTGCAGCCCAAATACCGGATACGGGATGACAAGCTGGCCGGTGCAGAAGCGCTTGTTCGCTGGAATCATCCGAAATGGGGATTTCAGTCTCCTGCGGAATTTATCCCGCTGTTTGAGAAAAATGGTTTTATCACAAAGCTGGACCAGTTCGTGTGGGACAAGACCTGCTCTTATCTGCGGGAGTGGGAAGAAAAGGGATATCCCCCCCTTCCGGCTTCCGTTAATGTATCCAGGGCTGATATTTATAATGCGGATATCGCGGATATCCTGATGAATACGGTTGAAAAATATGGACTGCCGCCGTCAAGGCTTCATTTGGAGATTACGGAAAGCGCTTATACGGAAAATCCGGGACAGATCATTGAGACGGTGAGCCATCTGAGGAATCTGGGATTTATCATTGAGATGGATGATTTCGGAAGCGGTTATTCCTCCTTGAATATGCTGAACCAGATGCCGATCGATATCCTGAAGCTGGATATGAAATTTATCCAGAGCGAAACGGTAAAGCCGGCGAATCAGGGAGTTCTCCGGTTTATCATGGAGCTTGCCCGCTGGATGCACCTGAGTGTCGTGGCGGAGGGCGTGGAGACCAGGGAACAGCTGGACCGCCTTTTGGAAACCGGATGCGACTATGTGCAGGGTTACTATTTTGCCCGGCCGATGCCGGAGAGAGATTTCGAAAAGCTGATCAGAGAACAGCAGTCGGATGAGGAACAGGAACAGCAGAGAGAAGAAACAGACAGGGAAGCTGGAGGCGGATACCAAAAGAGTGTCCTTCTGATCGCAGACGAGGATAAAGATTACCGCAATCAGGTCCGGGAGGCATTTCTGGAGTACTTTCAGGTGGTCGAGGCAGCAGACACGGCTTCTGCTCTGGAGGCGGTCGAAACATACAAAGGCCGGATGACGGCAGTGCTCCTCAGCCTTACCCTTCCTGAAGCCGGCGGTTTCGCGGTGCTGACGGCGCTTAAAAGAGACAAGGCGGTGTGGGATATCCCGGTCATCGCTACGGGGAGACTGGACTCTCAGAGGGAGAAAAAAGCCCTGGAGCTGGGCGCTGCCGATTACGCGGTTAAGCCCCATGCAAAGGAGAGCCTGTGGAAAAGGGTGGTCCACGCTATCAGGCTGGCTTCTTTTCAAAAGCGGGAGCGGAATCTGCAGGAGGAAGCTTACCGGGACCACATGACCGGCGTCCTGAACCGGCGGGGATGGGAGGCGGCTCTTGATTCCCTGAGGAAGGAGGAAGCTCCTTTTGCTTTTTACCTTTTTGATCTGGATAACTTAAAGCAGATCAACGATACCTTCGGGCACATGGAAGGGGACCGGCTGATTCAGGAGTTCAGTCAGATCCTCCGTTCTAAAGTAAGAGAAACGGATATTCTGGCAAGATACGGCGGAGATGAATTTGTGGCTGTCATAAAATCTATGCCGTCCGGTGAAACGGCTTTGAAAAAGGGAAAAGAAATCTGCAGGTCCCTTTCGCAATATCACTTTGCGGAGGGCCTGCCGGTGACGGTTTCGGTAGGCGTCGCGCTATGGGAAGCGGAGAACGATATGGAAGAGGTGATGAGAAAGGTCGATCTGGCTTTGTATCGGGCGAAGGCCAATGGCAAAGGCGGATGCTGTCTATGGGAGGAACAGGACGGATGA